CAAGATCGTCGGCTGGTTCCAGGGACGCATGGAGTTCGGCGCACGCGCGCTCGGCGGCCGCTCGATCCTCGCCAACCCCGTCTTCCCCGGGATCAAGGACAAGGTGAACGGCCAGGTGAAGTACCGCGAGAGCTGGCGGCCCTTCTGTCCCTCGCTGGTGGACGGCGCCAAGGACGAGTACCTCGAGGGCGCGGCCGAGGCGCCGTTCATGATCGTCGCCTTCCCGGTGAAACCCGACAAGCGCAGCCTGATCCCGTCCGCCGTGCACGTCGACGGCACGGTGCGGCCGCAGACCGTGACCGAGCACGCCAACCCGCGCTTCCACGAGCTCCTGTCCGAGGTCGGGAGACGGACGGGTCACCCGGTGGTGATGAACACGTCCTTCAACGTGCGCGGCGAGCCGATCATCTGCACGCCGCTGGATGCCGTCCGCTGCTTCTACTCGACCGGCCTCGACACGCTCGCGATCGGCGACTTCGTGCTCACGAAGCGCTAGCGGCGCCCTCGTGGCACAATGAAGGGATGCATCGGCTCACGGGATGAACGGCCGGATGATTGGGCCGGCGGTGTCGTTGGTTTGCACCGACGCGGCCCGGACCACCTGGATCGGGTTCGGCACGCTTCGGATTGGCTCGCCGGTGTCGAGGCGGAAGGCCCAGATCTCGTCGCTCGGGTCGAAGAGTCGGTCGAAGTCTGCGTTAGACCGTTCTTGGCAGGCTCCAGCACCAGCACGCGGGACGGATTCCACCACCGCCCGAGGACGGCCACCTGCCGCAGCCCCCGCGCCCGCGCCGCCTCGGCGATCCGGGCGGGCGGGAGATAGCGCGGGTTCGTCCCCACCAGCACCTTCCCACCGGCTCTCAGGTGCGCCGGCGCCTCGGCGAGGAAGCGGGTGATGAGCTCGTCGCCGCGCGGGCCGCCGCTGCTCGCCGAGCGCGCGCCGGCCGGCGTCAAGCCCTCGTAGGCGCCGGCCCGCGCGAGGGTCTCGTAGGTGCCCTCGGGGAGGTAGGGCGGGTTGATGAAGATCACGTCGAAGCGCTCGGGTACGTTCTGGAAGAGGTCGCCCTGGACGACCGCCACCTCGCCCACGCGCGAGCGGGCGTTGCGTGCGGCGTGCGCCCGGGCGCTCGCGACGAACTCGGGGCACACCTCGGTGGCGGTCACCCGCAGCGGGCGGCGCGCGAGGTGGAGGCTCAGGATCGCGACCGGGCCGGTGCCGACCTCGAGGACCGCCTGCCCGTCCCGGACGTGGGTCGCGAGCGCGCGGCGCAGCGCGAGCGTGGTCAGGTCCCAGAGCAGGTACTCGGCCGGTCGCTCGACCGTCACGCCGAAGAGCCAGCGCGCGACCGTCGGCGAGGTGCGCAGCCACCGGCCGGCCACGAAGGCTGCCCGCCCGAGCGCGCCACGCGGTCCTCGGGAGCTCACCCCCGCGCCGGGCCGGGCTCGGTCCGCGCCGTCTCCCAGGTCGCCTTCCGCTCACCGCGGAGCAGCGATCGGACGGCCAGCAGCGGGGCGAGGTTGATCACGCAGAAGTAGAACGGGACGGTGAGCCCGGGCGGCGACAGCTGGCGCCGCTCGAGCGCCCACCCGAGGGCCGCCAGCGCGTAGAACGCCAGCTGCGCGCCGAAGACGGCGCGGAACAGCGGCCGGTCGAGGAGGATCGCGTTCGCCACGAAGAGCAGGATGAGGAAGAGCGGCACCGACCAGCGCAGCAGGCGGTGCGACAGCACCTGCAGGCAGAACCACGGATGGCGCAGCGGGTTGAAGAAGTCGCGCAGGTACCACTTGCCGCGCAGGCCGCGCGCGATCACCCGCGCGCGCCGCTCGAGCTCCTCGCGGATCGTGGTCGACTCGGCCGGCTCGTACACGACGGCGTCGTCCTCCACCACCGCCCGGTAGCCCTGCTGCACGACCTTCACGGTCTGCACCACGTCGCCGATGAGATCGGGCGCGAGCGGCGTGTAGAGCCGGCGCCGGAGCGCATGGCAGCAGCCGGCGGCGCCGAGGATCGAGTGGAAGCGGCTTTCCTGCCGCCGCACGAAGCTCTCGTAGCTCCAGTACGCCGCCCGCCCTTTCACCACGCCCGCGTTCACCTCGAGGCCGTGGATCACGCTGCCCGTCACGAGGCCCACCTCGGGGTCGGCGAAGTTCGCCACCAGCGCCCGGAGGCTCGGCGGCCGATAGACGGTGGTGGCGTCGGAGAAGACGATGATCTCGCCCGTCGCCACCTCCGCGACGGCGCGGTTCTGCGCGATCGTCTTCCCCTGGCGGCCCGCGGCGAGGAGCGTCACCCGGTCGCCGAACGTCTCGCGCACGATCGCGTCCGTCCGGTCCGTCGAGCCGTCCGATGCGACGATGATCTCGAGCTTCTCGGCCGGGTAGTCGAGGGCGAGCGTGTTCCGCAGCTTGGCGGCGATGGACGCCTCCTCGTTGTAGGCGGCGATGATGAACGAGACGGTCGGCAGCTCGGGGCCCTTGCGCACCGGTCGCGGGCGCAGCCGTGCCAGCACGAAGACGAGACACGGGTAGCCCGCGTAGACGTAGACGAGCAACCCGACCATCGTCCAGAAGACCGCCAGGGCCATCGGGAAGAGTAAGCGTCGGGTTCAGCAGAAACGCAAGCCGAGGCGCACGGCGGCCGCCGCGCGTCCGAGAAGCTGACGCGCCCGAGGATCGGCACGCCGACCGCCTCAAAGTCGGGCAATCCGCCGTTCTCGCGTGTTGGCCGGCTTTTTCCGCTTGTCCTAAGACCGACGTCGACGGTGGTTTGGCCGCGGCGGTGTCGTATAAGGGCCCCCGGGAGACGTTACGCCCCATGACGAGCGAACACTTCGAAGTGCTGGTCGTCGGCGCCGGCATCTCCGGCATCGGCGCCGGCTACCATCTGCAGACCAGCTGTCCCGCTCGGACGTATGCCATCCTCGAAGCGCGCGACGACATCGGCGGCACCTGGGACCTGTTCCGCTATCCCGGCATCCGCTCGGACTCCGACATGTTCACCTTGGGATACTCCTTCAAGCCCTGGACGGGTCGCAAGGCCATCGCCGACGGGTGGTCGATCCTCGAGTATCTTCGCGAGACCGCGAGAGAGCATGGGATCGATCGGAAGATCAGGTTTGGACACCGCGTCAAGCGGGCGTCGTGGTCGACGGAAGAGGCACGGTGGACGGTCGAGGTGGAGCGAGGCGAACGGCAGGAGGCCGTACGCTTCACCTGCAACTTCCTCTTCATGTGCAGCGGCTATTTCAACTATGCGGACGGCTACACGCCCGAGTTCCTCGGCACCGAGCGGTTCGCAGGGCGCATCGTTCACCCGCAGAAGTGGACCGAGGACGTCGACTACGACGGCAAGCGCGTGGTCGTGATCGGCAGCGGAGCGACGGCCGTGACGCTCGTCCCGGAGCTGGCGAAGAAGGCCGCGCACGTGACGATGTTGCAGCGCTCACCGACGTACATCATCGCCCTGCCGGCGGAGGACAGAATCGCGAGCTGGCTGCGCCGTCACCTGCCTGGCCGCGTCGCCTACGGCATCACACGTTGGAAGAACGTGCTGCTCGCCCTGTGGTTCTACCGGTTCTGCCGGCGTCACCCGCAGCGCGCCAGGGCGCTCATCGCCAAGTGGCTGAGAAACGAGCTCGGCCCCGGCTACGACGTCGGCACGCACTTCAACCCCCGCTACAACCCGTGGGAGCAGCGACTCTGCCTGGTGCCGGACGGCGATCTCTTCCAAACCATGCGGCACGGCCGCGCGTCCGTGGTGACCGACCGGATCGAGGCGTTCACGGAAAAGGGCCTGAAGTTGCGCTCGGGTGCCGAGCTCGAGGCCGATCTCATCGTGACGGCCACCGGACTGAACCTCCTGCTGCTGGGCGGGCTGGAGGCCAGCGTGGACGGCGTGCGCGTCGATTTCGCGAAGACCTTCAACTACAAGGGCATGATGTTCAGCGACGTGCCGAACCTGGCGCTGGCGGTGGGCTACACGAACGCTTCGTGGACGCTCAAGGCCGAGCTGATCTGCCGGTACGTCTGCCGGCTGCTCACCCACATGGCGAAGACGGGGGCCCGGCAGTGCACGCCGCGACTACGCGACCCCAGCCTCGAGCAGGCGCCCTTCATCGACCTCACGTCCGGCTACGTTCAGCGGGCGATCCACATGTTCCCGAAGCAGGGCTCGAAGACGCCGTGGAAGCTCCACCAGAACTACGCGCTCGATCTCATGATGCTGCAGCGCGGGAAGGTCGACGACGGCGTGATGGAGTTTTCCAATCCGGCGATCTCCGTCGCGCGCCCCGCGGAAGCCGCGGGTGCGGTGGGGGCCCGAGCATCCGGGCAATGGGTATCGCCGCCCGAAGCCGGTGCGCGATCCGCCGGACACGTGGCGGACCGAAGATCGAGCCGTTGGGCGAGGTCCCCAGGTGGGTGACAGATCGAGGCGGGCGTCGCGGGGCAGGGGCATCATTGCCCCTCCGGTCCCTTCAGTTCCTCACGCGAGTCCCGTACAATGCTCTCGGGCCGACACGGGCGAACCGCATGGAGATCCGACACTTCCTTTTTGAGCGTATCACGCTCGATCCCGAGAAATGCTTCGGGAAGCCCTGCGTCCGAGGGCTCCGGATGCCCGTGGCCTCCATCCTGGGGTACCTGAGCTCTGGGATGACCGTGGAGGAGATTCTCGCAGAGTGGCCGGAACTCGAGCGCGAGGACATCCAGCAGGCGCTCGGTTATGCGGCGTGGGCCATGGAGGAGCGGGTCGTGCCCCGCGAGACGGCCGCGGGGAAGTGAAGTTCCTCCTCAACGTCAACACGCCGCGTGTCCTTGGCCGCAGGCTACTCGCCGAGGGGCACGCGTGCCGGCACGCCGCGGACGTCGGCCTCGGGCGCGCTCCGGACGAGGCGATCGTCCGGGAGGCACGTGCCAACGGCGAGGTCATCCTCACGAACGACCTGGACTACGGCCACCTGCTCGCGTTCTCCGGCCTCGAAACTCCTTCCGTTGTCATCTTTCGCCTCCGTCATACTCACCCGAGCGTCCTCCATCGCCGGCTCGTGGAGAGCTGGGCAGAGATCGAGCACGCTTTGGAACGTGGCGCGATCGTCAGCATCGAGGACGCAGTTCTCCGTATCCGGCCGCTCCCCATCGTGCGCGGCGACTGAACCGGCTTCGTGCTGGCTGCAACCAGCCAACGGCCATGACCGCGCGGCAAGCGATGGCCGGCGACGTTCTCAACCGCCTGCTCGCTCTTCGGCCTCACGCACCAGCGCGAGCAGCTCGTCGATGCGCTCGGCATTCGACGCGCCCGCCGCCCGCGCCCGCTCGAGACGGAGCCGCGCGCCACGGAGGTCGCCCGCCTCGAGCCGCGCGAGGGCGGCGTCGCCGAGCGCGGCCTCGGCCTCGCGCGCGGCGCGCGCGCGCTCCTCCGGTGAGGCGTCGCCGCCGTCCTGGGCGGCGAGCGCCCGGGCGACGCGAGCCTGGTGCGCCGCGTCCTCGTAGCGGTAGCTCTTCCAGAGGGCGCGGCGGAGGTCGCCGCGCGCGGCCGCCTCGTCGGGCGCGAGCCGGGACACCGTCTCGTAGAACGGCACGGCGAGGTCGGGGAGCCCGACGAGCTCGAAGAGCCGTGCGACGCTCTCCGCGGCCGGGCGGCTGCCGCCGTCCGCGGCCACCGCCGCCGCGAAGTAGTCGAGTGCGGTCCGCGGGACGCCGGCGTCGAGCTGGCAGACGAGGCCCGGCACGAAGGGCAGGCCCGCCTCCTGCATCACGAGCCCGAGCGCGTGGAGACACTCCGGCGTCTCGATGCCGCGGTCGACGGCGGCGAGCGCGCGCTCCCGGGTCCCGGCCGTGAGGTCGGGCGCGGCGTCGAGCCCCGCGCGCAGCAGGTCGGCCGCCACCCCGCCGCGGCCGAGCCGGCGCTCGATCTCGGCCGCGACGAGCCAGGCCCGTACGAGCTTCGGTTCCTGCTCGCGCGCCTCGGCGAGCACGGCGAGCGCCGCCGAGTGCTGCTCCGCCCAGACGAGGATCTCGGCGAGCGCGACTGCGGCCTCGGCCTCCCCGGCGTCGGCGGCGGCGCGCAGGCTCTTGGCGGCGGCCGGCACGGTGACCGCCGCCGAGGCGAGGCCGCGCACGGCGGCCAGGTGGGCGGTCATGCCCCACGCCAAGGGGACGTCGGCGGCAACGTCCCGGCGGACGATCCCCGCCTCGACCGCGGCCGAGAGCGCGGCCATCCGGGCGCGCAGCGTGTGGCGCTCGCGGACCGCTTGCGCGCCGTTGGCCGCGACGCGCGCGCGCTCCGCGTCCGCGCGGACGTAGTGCGCCACCTGCGGGACCAGGTCGTCGGGCCCGTAGACGGCGAGGTGCTCGCCGGGTGTGAACAGGTCGAGGAGCCCGTTGTCGATGCGCTCGGTCGCGAGGAGGGCGCCGCAGGCCATGGCCTCGAAGACGCGGAAGTTGAGGTCGCCGAGGATCGCCTCGTTGAGGACGATCTTCGACGACGCGAACACCGCCGCCATCTCCTCCCACGAGAGCCGCGTTCCCACCGACTCGCCGAAGGTGGCGAGGCCGAAGCGCCGGCGCAGGCACTCCACGACGGCGGCGCGCTTCGGCCGGGTGGCCGGATCGACCGTGCCGACGAAGACGAGGTCGTGGACGCGCCTGAGCCCGCGCTCGTGGAACACCCGCTCATCCGCGCCCCACGGCAGCCAGCGGGCGGGAACACCGGCGGCGGCAAAGAGCGGCACGTAGTCCTTCTGCGCGACGACGACGAGGTCGAAGAGCCGCGCGTAGTGACGCTGCCAGAAGAAATTCATGTGCACGTCGATGGCGTAGTAGAGGCGCGGGGCGGGGACGTCCTCCAGGCCGAAGGGAAGCGCCTGCGGCCCGAGCATGTCGGCGACGAGCAGCAGGTCGGGCGGGGCGGGGAGACGCCGCCACAGGGCGCGCACGTCGAACGGCACGCCCGCCGCGGCGAGCCCGGGGTATTCCTCGAAGGCGGCGATCACCTCGTGCCCGAGCGCGCGCAGCGGCTCTACCAGATGAGCGTTGCCGACGTGGAGGATGCGCACGCGGGCGGGTGGGGCAATTTCCGTTCCGCGGCGGCGCACGCCAACGGCGGCAGTTCGGTTCCTCGCACGCGGCAGGAATTGCCGCAGCCGGCTGGCGCCGACCTGTCGGCGGCGGGGCGAGGACGCTGGCACGAGCCGTGCACCGCGCGCCGGGTCCCGCATGTCTCACCTCGAGGAGAACCTGCGCGCGCTGGCCGCGCGCCATCCGCGCCTGGCGGCCGAGATCGCTGCCGCGGCGCCGCTGCCGTCGCTTCCCGAGCCGACGCCGGCGGGCGACCCGACCCTCACCGCGGACGGCGTCCTCCTCCACAGTCGCCATGACCCGCGTCGCGAGGCGGCGCGCTGGGCAGAGGCGCAGCGCGAGCGCCTCGGCGAACGGGCGGACGCGACGGCCGTCGTCCTCGGGCTCGGTCTCGGCTACCACCTGGAGGCGCTTGCCGCCGCCTGGCCGGGGCCGATCGTCGTCGTCGAATCCGACCGGGCGCTCTGGCGGACGGCGCTCGCGGCCCGTGACCTGCGGGCGGTCCTCGCCCGCGTCACCGTGGCCGAGGAGCCGCTCGCCGAGGAGGCGATCGACGCCTGGGGCGTCCCGGTCGTTCTCCCGCACGCGCCCTCCGTGCTGCGTGGCCAGGGGCTGCGGGCGCTCGGCGAGTCGATTGCCGGCCGCGCCGCGCTGCGCGGTCTCCGCCTCCGCATCCTCGTCGTCTCGCCCCTCGCCGGAGGCTCCCATCCGATGGCGGGGCACTGCGCGCGGGCGCTGACCGAGCTCGGCCACGCCGTCCGGCTCCTCGACCTCTCGCCCTTCGCGCGGGGGATGGAGGCGATCCCGGGCTTCACGCCGCGCCGGGCGGCGCGCGGCGCGGTCGAGCAGGCCTACATGCGGTTTCTCGGCAGCGGCGTCCTCGCCGCGGTCGAGGCGGAGAAGCCCGACCTCGTGCTCGCGCTCGCGCAGGCGCCGCTCGACGCCGCGGTGCTCGCCGAGATCGGCCGCCGCGGCGTGCTCCGCGCCTTCTGGTTCGTCGAGGACCACCGGCTCCTCACCTACTGGCAGAACGTGATCGGCGAGTACGACTACTTCTTCGCGATCCAGCAGGGTGCCTTCCTCGACGAGGCCGCCGGCCGCTCGGCGGCACGGGTCGCCTACCTGCCGTGTGCCGCCGACCCGGCCGTGCATCGGCCGCTCGCGCTCACGGCCGCCGAGCGCGCGGCACTCGGCGCGCCGGTGGCCTTCCTCGGTGCCGGCTACCGCAACCGCCGGATCGCCTTCCGCCCGCTCCTCGACCTCGGGCTCAAGATCTGGGGCACCGAGTGGGCCGGGGCCGGCCAGGTCGAGGCCGCCGTGCAGCGCGACGGCGCGCGCATCTCCACCGAGGACTCGGTGCGCATCTTCAACGCCACGCGGGTGAACCTGAACCTCCACTCCTCGACCTACGTCGACGGCGTCGACCCGCGCGGCGACTTCGTGAACCCGCGCACCTTCGAGCTCGCTGCCGCCGGCGCGTTTCAGCTCGTCGACCGGCGCACGCTCCTGCCGCCGCTGCTTTGCCCCGACCAGGAGGTGGCGACGTTCACCGACGCCGCCGAGCTGCACGACCTCGTGCGCCACTACCTCGCCCACCCCGAGGAGCGCGCCTGGCTCGCGGCCACGGGCCGTACCCGAGTGCTCGCCGAGCACACCTATCGCCACCGCATGCAGCGCCTGCTCGAGACCATCGCGGCGGGCGACCACGAGCGGCTCGGCGCGCGGCCGCGCGAGGAGACGGCGGCCGACGCCGCCCGGCGCGAGGGCGACACGCCGCTCGGGGCCGTTCTGCGGCGGCTCTCGCCGGCGACGCCCTTCACGCTCGACGGCGTCGTGCAGGGCCTGCTGCACCGCACCGGCGATCTCTCCGACCCCGAGGCGATCCTCCTCTTCCTCCACCAGTTCGACGAGCTCTACGTGCGGGAGCAGCGCGCATGAGGAAGATCCTCGTCGTCAATCTCACCCGCTTCGGCGACCTCCTGCAGACCTCGCCCACGATCGTCGGGCTGCGCGAGAACCATCCCGACGCCGAGCTGGTCGCGCTGGTCGAGCGGAACTTCGCCGACGTGGCGCGCGGGCTGCCGGCCGTCGACCGGGTGTGGGAGCTCGACCTCGACCGGCTGGGACGCATGCTGATCGGCGAGACCGGCGACGGCCTCCGCGCCGCTTACCGGCTCGTCGATGAGACGGTCCAGGCGCTCCGCGCCGAACGCTTCGACCTGGCGCTCAACTACTCGAGCTCGAAGATGAGCGCCGTGCTGCTGCGCCTGATCGGGGCGCCCGACACGCGCGGCTGGACGATGAGCGCCGACGGGCATCGGCTGATCGCGCATCCCTGGTCGCGGCTCTTTGCCGCGAGCTGCCTCCACCGCCGCCAGGCGCCGTTCAACCTGGTCGACTACTACAAGCGGGTGGCGGGCGTCGCCGCCGGACCCGAGCGGCTCTTCTTCGAGGTTCCCGCCGACGCGCGGCGCTGGGCCGCGGATTTCCTCGCGGGGGCCGGCGCGCCCCCGGGAGCGCCCCTCGTCGCCTTCCAGCTCGGCGCGAGCCGTCCGGTCAGGCGCTGGCCCGCCGCCCATTTCGTCGCGCTCGCCCGCGCCCTGCATGCCGCGATCGGCGCCCGCTTCCTCCTCTGCGGCGGAGGTGGCGACCGTCCCGTCGCCAACGAGATCGCGGCGGCGCTCGGCTCGCTCGCCATCGACGCCTGCGGGCGGAGCTCGATCGCCGGGCTCGGCGCGCTCCTCGAGCGCGCCGACGTGCTGGTGACGGGGGACACGGGGCCCATGCACATGGCGGTGGCCGTCGGCACGCCCGTGGTGGCGCTCTTCTTCGGCCCGGCGCTGCCCTTCGACACCGGGCCGTACGCCGCCGACCACGTCTGCCTGCACGCCGAGGTGGCGTGCGCGCCGTGCGACCACAACGTCACCTGCCTCGAGCCCTTCTGCCGCGACACGCTCGCGCCCGCGGCGGTGGCCGAGGCGGTGCTCGCGCGGCGGGCCGGAGACTGGCAGGCGCTGGCCGCCGCCGCCGCGCGCTGGCCCGCGATCGCGTGGTATCGGACCGGGTTCGACGCCGAGGGCCTCGCCGACGTCAGCTTGCTCGGCGCGCGGCCGCCCGGCCGCGCCGAGGGGCTGCGCCGCGCCTACCGGGCGCTCTGGAAGGCGGTGCTCGAGGGGACGGCGCCGCGCCCGGCATCGGCCCTGCTCCCGCGTGACGCAGCCGTCCTGCGCGAGGTCGCGCGGCTTGCGGCCGAGGGCGCCGGCAGGGCGCTGGGCGTCGAAGCGCTCGCCGCGGACGCCTGCGACCTCGACGCGCTCGAGGGCGCCGCCC
This is a stretch of genomic DNA from Deltaproteobacteria bacterium. It encodes these proteins:
- a CDS encoding carbamoyltransferase, which encodes KIVGWFQGRMEFGARALGGRSILANPVFPGIKDKVNGQVKYRESWRPFCPSLVDGAKDEYLEGAAEAPFMIVAFPVKPDKRSLIPSAVHVDGTVRPQTVTEHANPRFHELLSEVGRRTGHPVVMNTSFNVRGEPIICTPLDAVRCFYSTGLDTLAIGDFVLTKR
- a CDS encoding methyltransferase, whose protein sequence is MGDGADRARPGAGVSSRGPRGALGRAAFVAGRWLRTSPTVARWLFGVTVERPAEYLLWDLTTLALRRALATHVRDGQAVLEVGTGPVAILSLHLARRPLRVTATEVCPEFVASARAHAARNARSRVGEVAVVQGDLFQNVPERFDVIFINPPYLPEGTYETLARAGAYEGLTPAGARSASSGGPRGDELITRFLAEAPAHLRAGGKVLVGTNPRYLPPARIAEAARARGLRQVAVLGRWWNPSRVLVLEPAKNGLTQTSTDSSTRATRSGPSASTPASQSEACRTRSRWSGPRRCKPTTPPAQSSGRSSREPMHPFIVPRGRR
- a CDS encoding glycosyltransferase family 2 protein; translation: MALAVFWTMVGLLVYVYAGYPCLVFVLARLRPRPVRKGPELPTVSFIIAAYNEEASIAAKLRNTLALDYPAEKLEIIVASDGSTDRTDAIVRETFGDRVTLLAAGRQGKTIAQNRAVAEVATGEIIVFSDATTVYRPPSLRALVANFADPEVGLVTGSVIHGLEVNAGVVKGRAAYWSYESFVRRQESRFHSILGAAGCCHALRRRLYTPLAPDLIGDVVQTVKVVQQGYRAVVEDDAVVYEPAESTTIREELERRARVIARGLRGKWYLRDFFNPLRHPWFCLQVLSHRLLRWSVPLFLILLFVANAILLDRPLFRAVFGAQLAFYALAALGWALERRQLSPPGLTVPFYFCVINLAPLLAVRSLLRGERKATWETARTEPGPARG
- a CDS encoding NAD(P)/FAD-dependent oxidoreductase, encoding MTSEHFEVLVVGAGISGIGAGYHLQTSCPARTYAILEARDDIGGTWDLFRYPGIRSDSDMFTLGYSFKPWTGRKAIADGWSILEYLRETAREHGIDRKIRFGHRVKRASWSTEEARWTVEVERGERQEAVRFTCNFLFMCSGYFNYADGYTPEFLGTERFAGRIVHPQKWTEDVDYDGKRVVVIGSGATAVTLVPELAKKAAHVTMLQRSPTYIIALPAEDRIASWLRRHLPGRVAYGITRWKNVLLALWFYRFCRRHPQRARALIAKWLRNELGPGYDVGTHFNPRYNPWEQRLCLVPDGDLFQTMRHGRASVVTDRIEAFTEKGLKLRSGAELEADLIVTATGLNLLLLGGLEASVDGVRVDFAKTFNYKGMMFSDVPNLALAVGYTNASWTLKAELICRYVCRLLTHMAKTGARQCTPRLRDPSLEQAPFIDLTSGYVQRAIHMFPKQGSKTPWKLHQNYALDLMMLQRGKVDDGVMEFSNPAISVARPAEAAGAVGARASGQWVSPPEAGARSAGHVADRRSSRWARSPGG
- a CDS encoding DUF433 domain-containing protein yields the protein MEIRHFLFERITLDPEKCFGKPCVRGLRMPVASILGYLSSGMTVEEILAEWPELEREDIQQALGYAAWAMEERVVPRETAAGK
- a CDS encoding glycosyltransferase family 9 protein codes for the protein MRKILVVNLTRFGDLLQTSPTIVGLRENHPDAELVALVERNFADVARGLPAVDRVWELDLDRLGRMLIGETGDGLRAAYRLVDETVQALRAERFDLALNYSSSKMSAVLLRLIGAPDTRGWTMSADGHRLIAHPWSRLFAASCLHRRQAPFNLVDYYKRVAGVAAGPERLFFEVPADARRWAADFLAGAGAPPGAPLVAFQLGASRPVRRWPAAHFVALARALHAAIGARFLLCGGGGDRPVANEIAAALGSLAIDACGRSSIAGLGALLERADVLVTGDTGPMHMAVAVGTPVVALFFGPALPFDTGPYAADHVCLHAEVACAPCDHNVTCLEPFCRDTLAPAAVAEAVLARRAGDWQALAAAAARWPAIAWYRTGFDAEGLADVSLLGARPPGRAEGLRRAYRALWKAVLEGTAPRPASALLPRDAAVLREVARLAAEGAGRALGVEALAADACDLDALEGAARRLEELDARLFRLGAMHEAAALLVQVFRFETENLEGEDVGALARATRVVHEELAARARLLAEMLEPAGAVRPAMSQGGDHASVG